The proteins below come from a single Mangifera indica cultivar Alphonso chromosome 16, CATAS_Mindica_2.1, whole genome shotgun sequence genomic window:
- the LOC123199773 gene encoding EPIDERMAL PATTERNING FACTOR-like protein 1, whose product MTAFRYLNVLCPTYTLLLITVIHLLFSPVSPRGLLLEERTRLGSIPPSCYNKCNQCHPCMAIQMPTLPGQKLAQASRPLEFFYPTSSLLDNEHSNYKPLGWKCRCNGRFYNP is encoded by the exons ATGACTGCATTTAGATACCTAAATGTTCTTTGCCCTACTTACACTCTTCTCTTAATTACAGTTATCCATCTTCTTTTCTCTCCTGTCTCGCCAAGG GGGCTGCTGTTAGAAGAGAGAACGAGGCTGGGTTCAATTCCACCTAGTTGCTACAATAAGTGTAACCAGTGTCACCCGTGCATGGCGATTCAGATGCCGACTCTACCGGGCCAGAAACTAGCTCAAGCAAGCCGTCCCTTAGAGTTTTTTTATCCAACATCATCTCTTTTGGATAACGAGCACTCAAATTACAAGCCTCTGGGTTGGAAATGTCGCTGTAATGGCCGCTTTTACAATCCTTGA